In a genomic window of Oceaniferula flava:
- a CDS encoding ThuA domain-containing protein → MIHQRMFRLLTAVLLTHTATADEPEEKQFYHGKPVKALLVTGGCCHDYEFQTKALTMASEAKAPIQWTVVNQGGKGTKAEIDLYQDPNWAKGYDVVVHNECFAGTTNVEYIKKITDAHKQGAPAVVIHCAMHTYRKSKDTEWQNFLGVTTKHHDHQSHYPVTTVKKDHPIMKGFPANWKTPKDELYVILDTAKGMSPLATSVSEKDGKVHPVIWVNDFHGTRVFGTTFGHTSETFSDPVFLDLVTRGILWSAGKLEK, encoded by the coding sequence ATGATCCACCAGCGTATGTTCCGCCTGCTCACCGCCGTTCTGCTCACTCACACTGCCACGGCCGATGAGCCTGAGGAAAAGCAATTTTACCATGGCAAGCCGGTCAAAGCGCTGCTGGTCACCGGCGGCTGCTGCCACGATTACGAATTCCAGACCAAGGCGCTGACCATGGCGTCCGAGGCCAAGGCGCCGATCCAATGGACCGTGGTCAACCAAGGTGGCAAGGGCACCAAGGCTGAGATCGATCTCTATCAGGATCCCAACTGGGCCAAGGGCTACGATGTGGTGGTGCATAACGAGTGTTTTGCAGGCACCACCAACGTCGAATACATCAAGAAAATCACCGACGCCCATAAGCAGGGTGCTCCGGCCGTGGTGATCCACTGCGCCATGCACACCTACCGCAAATCCAAAGACACCGAGTGGCAGAACTTCCTTGGAGTGACCACCAAACATCACGATCACCAAAGCCACTACCCAGTGACCACGGTGAAGAAGGATCACCCGATCATGAAAGGCTTCCCGGCGAACTGGAAAACGCCCAAGGACGAGCTCTACGTCATCCTCGATACCGCCAAAGGCATGAGTCCGCTGGCCACCTCCGTCAGCGAGAAAGACGGCAAGGTGCATCCGGTCATCTGGGTGAACGATTTCCACGGCACCCGTGTTTTCGGCACCACCTTCGGACATACCAGCGAGACCTTCAGTGATCCCGTTTTCCTCGATCTGGTCACCCGCGGCATCCTCTGGTCCGCCGGGAAGTTGGAAAAATAG
- a CDS encoding prepilin peptidase: MPMIFENMQMVNWQHPLFVISAFVLGACVGSFLNVAIYRLPRGLSVNTPKRSYCPTCEKDIPWYRNIPLFTWLAQGGKCAECQCRIPFRYFAVELVTALLFLLMWVSFPQTPGLALFYMILMALLVVVVFVDAELMLIPLQVTWLGTALGVVGAVLIQHHLRADGWVDGLWKCGLGFVAGFGGLWLVVRLGKLAFGKKNMEFAEAVEWELREPTDDPDDEQEELCFVIDGDAHGWSELFFRDSDQLIIEGSGFLVDGKKVKAKELVIKGTTIELKGKTIGIEDLKSLSGKARKVVIPREAMGMGDVYLMGMLGACLGWESVLFTVFAACLFSIFLAILGRMGFGQRLPFGPSLAFGGFAWIFFGWQVWDWYFSLMAPAPVVQGY; the protein is encoded by the coding sequence ATGCCCATGATTTTCGAAAACATGCAGATGGTGAACTGGCAACATCCTCTGTTTGTGATTTCAGCCTTTGTGCTCGGTGCCTGTGTCGGATCTTTTCTCAACGTCGCTATCTACCGGCTGCCGCGCGGTCTTTCGGTGAACACGCCGAAGCGCTCGTATTGCCCGACCTGTGAGAAGGACATCCCATGGTATCGCAACATCCCCTTGTTCACCTGGCTCGCCCAAGGTGGGAAATGTGCCGAGTGCCAGTGCCGGATTCCATTCCGCTACTTCGCGGTGGAGCTGGTCACCGCACTGCTGTTCCTGCTGATGTGGGTGAGCTTCCCGCAGACGCCGGGGCTGGCGCTTTTCTACATGATCCTGATGGCGCTGTTAGTGGTGGTGGTTTTTGTCGATGCCGAGCTGATGTTGATCCCGCTGCAGGTAACCTGGCTGGGCACCGCGCTGGGTGTGGTTGGTGCCGTGCTGATCCAACATCACCTGCGCGCCGATGGCTGGGTGGACGGTCTGTGGAAATGTGGTCTCGGATTTGTCGCCGGTTTCGGCGGCCTGTGGTTGGTGGTTCGCCTTGGCAAATTGGCCTTCGGGAAGAAAAACATGGAGTTCGCCGAGGCGGTCGAGTGGGAACTGCGGGAGCCGACCGATGATCCGGATGACGAGCAGGAGGAGCTGTGCTTTGTCATCGATGGCGATGCCCATGGGTGGTCCGAGCTATTTTTCCGCGATTCCGATCAACTGATCATCGAGGGCAGTGGCTTTCTGGTGGATGGCAAAAAGGTCAAGGCCAAGGAGCTGGTGATCAAAGGCACGACCATTGAGCTCAAGGGGAAAACCATCGGTATCGAGGATCTCAAATCTCTCAGCGGCAAAGCGCGCAAGGTGGTGATTCCTCGCGAGGCGATGGGGATGGGCGATGTCTATCTGATGGGCATGTTAGGTGCCTGCCTCGGTTGGGAATCGGTGCTGTTCACCGTCTTTGCCGCCTGTTTATTCAGCATCTTCCTCGCCATTCTCGGGCGCATGGGCTTTGGCCAGCGGCTGCCTTTCGGGCCCAGTTTGGCCTTTGGTGGATTCGCTTGGATCTTCTTCGGCTGGCAGGTCTGGGATTGGTATTTCTCCCTGATGGCACCTGCTCCGGTGGTGCAGGGCTACTGA
- a CDS encoding bifunctional nuclease family protein: MLENSPEDAKVRVEPVALMPTSAGCAVFLGDGEKVIVFYIEPAIGASINAVMAGVKPPRPLTHDLFSQVIDAFGGHVDHADIIKVEGEVFFARLLISAENEIMERKIVEIDARPSDCLALAVRQEAPIYVLREVWDELRDMSDVLSELKEKGE; this comes from the coding sequence ATGCTAGAAAATTCACCCGAAGATGCCAAAGTCCGCGTTGAGCCGGTGGCCCTGATGCCCACCTCGGCTGGTTGCGCGGTGTTCTTGGGTGACGGTGAAAAGGTCATCGTATTTTACATCGAGCCCGCCATCGGAGCATCGATTAATGCGGTGATGGCCGGGGTGAAACCACCGCGACCGCTGACCCACGACCTGTTCTCCCAAGTCATCGATGCCTTTGGCGGCCACGTCGATCATGCCGACATTATCAAAGTCGAAGGCGAGGTGTTCTTTGCCCGCTTGTTGATCAGTGCCGAGAACGAAATCATGGAACGCAAGATTGTGGAAATCGATGCCCGCCCAAGTGATTGCCTGGCCTTGGCCGTGCGCCAGGAAGCGCCGATCTACGTCCTCCGTGAAGTCTGGGACGAGCTGCGCGACATGTCCGATGTGCTGAGCGAACTGAAGGAAAAAGGCGAATAA
- a CDS encoding A/G-specific adenine glycosylase translates to MPADPQKPRAKKHPTQNPRAFQNALVKWFEAEGKEYPWRDTTDPWAILVSEIMLQQTQVATVLGKGHYTRFMALYPTPRAMAEATEQEILKAWEGLGYYRRARNLHAAARAITRDHGGYFPKKYDEVRALPGIGEYTAGAVASFAYNEAQAIVDANVARVFSRVFDFQERIDTSAGSRQLWKWAADLVPGDNPRAYNSALMELGQRQCSNKSPDCSSCPVSQFCQCSDPSTLPIKKSAAKVTRTDEFALFATDSHGRVLLHQVQQGKRREGMWSIPRREHAETLDLALALKTTYSITRYHVTLRIYACDAQNVNVQDQEKWHTLDELEQLPMPSPDRRALESLLD, encoded by the coding sequence ATGCCCGCTGACCCGCAGAAACCCCGCGCAAAAAAACACCCGACCCAAAACCCCCGGGCGTTCCAGAATGCCCTGGTGAAGTGGTTCGAGGCCGAAGGCAAGGAATACCCGTGGCGCGACACCACCGATCCCTGGGCGATCCTGGTTTCCGAAATCATGCTGCAGCAGACGCAGGTGGCCACCGTGTTAGGGAAAGGTCACTACACCCGCTTCATGGCGCTCTACCCGACACCGCGCGCGATGGCCGAGGCGACCGAGCAGGAGATCCTCAAGGCCTGGGAAGGGCTGGGGTATTATCGGCGGGCGCGCAACCTGCATGCCGCCGCCCGTGCCATCACTCGCGATCACGGCGGATATTTCCCCAAGAAATACGATGAAGTGCGCGCACTCCCGGGCATCGGCGAATACACCGCAGGTGCCGTGGCATCTTTTGCCTATAATGAAGCTCAAGCGATTGTGGACGCCAACGTCGCTCGGGTGTTCTCGCGGGTTTTTGATTTCCAAGAACGCATCGACACCAGCGCCGGCAGTCGACAGCTATGGAAATGGGCGGCCGATCTGGTGCCGGGAGACAATCCACGCGCCTACAACTCGGCACTGATGGAGTTGGGCCAGCGACAATGCTCGAACAAATCGCCCGATTGCTCAAGCTGCCCGGTGAGCCAATTTTGCCAGTGCAGCGACCCCAGCACGCTACCGATCAAGAAGTCCGCCGCCAAGGTCACCCGCACCGATGAGTTCGCCCTCTTTGCCACGGACTCTCACGGTCGGGTGCTGCTGCATCAGGTGCAGCAGGGCAAACGCCGCGAAGGTATGTGGTCGATCCCCAGACGCGAGCATGCCGAAACGCTCGACCTGGCGCTGGCGCTGAAAACCACCTACAGCATCACACGCTATCATGTGACCCTGCGGATCTACGCCTGTGACGCCCAGAACGTGAACGTCCAGGATCAGGAAAAGTGGCACACACTCGATGAGCTGGAACAGCTGCCCATGCCCAGCCCCGACAGGCGGGCGCTGGAGAGCTTATTGGACTAG
- the glgP gene encoding alpha-glucan family phosphorylase: MSFLPAPYQHPYEIDPKYKKSVAYFSSEFAIDQALKIYSGGLGFLAGSHMRSAYDLKQNLIGIGILWSYGYYDQGRGENREMAVQQHRKDYYFLKETGIKYTIKIHDHDVWVKVMHLPAETFGTAPMFFLTTDLDENDVMSRTISHRLYDSDFLTRIAQYMLLGVGGATLLDHLGVDPDVWHLNEAHALSAAFQVYGKTQSLAEVKKRFVFTTHTPVEAGNEKSSFDLLHKFTFFCGLEKEAARQLCGVQGDEFNHSLTALRLSHKANAVSKLHGEVSRKMWKGAEGICEIDHVTNAQNKKYWVDEELEAARQAGDIKALAKRKRELKKRLFKEVADQTGRLLDPDVLTIVWARRFAGYKRAELVTRDLLRFEAMLANTERPVQIIWAGKPYPKDSDAIETFNYLVKLTKKYANATVLVSYELALSKLLKDGSDVWLNNPIVTLEASGTSGMTAAMNASVNFSTHDGWVCEFAKDGHNAFIIPEADPSLTPEARDQHDLLGFYQILDTVVLPSYYDHPDDWWKIVLNSMNEVVPFFDSSRMADEYYTKMYT; encoded by the coding sequence ATGAGTTTTCTGCCTGCCCCTTACCAACACCCCTACGAGATCGATCCCAAATACAAGAAGAGCGTGGCCTATTTTAGCTCGGAATTTGCCATCGATCAGGCTTTGAAGATCTACTCAGGTGGCCTTGGCTTTCTGGCCGGATCGCACATGCGCAGCGCCTATGATTTGAAGCAGAACCTCATCGGCATCGGCATCCTTTGGTCGTATGGCTACTACGATCAAGGGCGTGGTGAAAATCGCGAGATGGCCGTGCAGCAACACCGCAAGGATTACTATTTCCTGAAAGAGACTGGGATCAAATACACCATTAAAATCCACGATCATGATGTCTGGGTGAAGGTCATGCACCTTCCAGCCGAAACCTTTGGCACCGCCCCGATGTTCTTCCTCACCACGGACTTGGATGAAAACGATGTGATGTCGCGGACGATTTCACACCGTCTCTACGATTCAGATTTTCTAACACGGATAGCTCAATACATGCTGTTAGGTGTCGGTGGCGCCACCTTGCTCGATCACTTGGGAGTGGACCCCGATGTCTGGCATCTCAATGAGGCCCATGCGCTTTCGGCGGCATTCCAAGTTTACGGTAAAACGCAGTCGCTCGCCGAGGTGAAGAAGCGCTTTGTCTTCACCACCCACACGCCGGTGGAAGCCGGCAATGAGAAGTCGAGCTTCGATCTGCTGCACAAGTTCACCTTCTTCTGCGGATTGGAAAAGGAGGCCGCGCGCCAATTGTGCGGTGTCCAGGGGGATGAGTTCAATCACTCACTGACCGCCCTGCGACTGAGCCACAAAGCCAATGCTGTGTCGAAATTGCACGGCGAGGTTTCCCGCAAGATGTGGAAAGGCGCCGAGGGGATCTGTGAAATCGATCACGTCACCAACGCGCAGAATAAAAAATACTGGGTCGATGAAGAGCTAGAAGCCGCTCGTCAGGCAGGCGATATCAAGGCTCTGGCCAAGCGCAAGCGGGAGCTGAAAAAACGGCTCTTCAAGGAGGTGGCTGATCAGACAGGGCGCTTGCTCGATCCCGATGTGCTCACCATCGTCTGGGCCCGCCGCTTTGCCGGCTACAAACGAGCCGAACTGGTGACCCGCGATCTCCTACGCTTCGAAGCCATGCTGGCCAACACCGAGCGGCCAGTGCAGATCATCTGGGCCGGCAAGCCGTATCCGAAAGATAGTGACGCGATCGAGACCTTCAACTACCTGGTCAAACTCACCAAGAAATACGCCAACGCCACCGTGCTGGTGAGTTACGAGTTGGCATTGTCCAAGCTACTCAAAGACGGATCGGACGTCTGGCTCAATAACCCCATCGTCACCCTCGAAGCATCCGGCACCTCGGGCATGACCGCGGCGATGAATGCCAGCGTGAACTTCTCCACCCACGATGGCTGGGTCTGCGAGTTCGCCAAGGACGGACACAATGCCTTCATCATCCCGGAGGCCGATCCTTCATTGACGCCGGAAGCTCGCGATCAGCACGATTTGTTAGGGTTCTATCAGATCCTCGATACCGTGGTGCTACCGAGCTACTACGATCACCCTGACGACTGGTGGAAGATTGTGCTCAACAGCATGAACGAGGTGGTGCCGTTCTTCGATTCCAGCCGCATGGCTGATGAATACTACACCAAAATGTATACCTAG
- a CDS encoding gamma carbonic anhydrase family protein: protein MAIETFDGISPEIHPSAFIAGSADVIGRVKVEEDASVWYNTTLRGDINEIVVGPRSNVQDNVCIHLADDYGTYLGELVTIGHSAIVHACTVKDEVLVGMGACILDGAVIGERSIIGANSLVTGGTVIPPGSLVLGSPAKVVKTLDLAQQADIKKWAEKYVRNAKKYKQRPNDGRC from the coding sequence ATGGCGATTGAGACATTTGATGGCATCAGCCCGGAGATTCATCCCAGCGCGTTTATCGCAGGCAGTGCGGATGTGATTGGTAGGGTGAAAGTGGAAGAGGACGCCAGCGTCTGGTATAACACCACCTTGCGCGGCGATATCAACGAGATCGTCGTCGGCCCTCGTTCCAACGTGCAGGACAACGTCTGCATCCACCTCGCCGATGATTACGGCACCTATCTCGGCGAGCTCGTGACCATTGGCCACAGCGCGATCGTGCATGCCTGCACGGTGAAGGACGAGGTGCTGGTCGGCATGGGTGCCTGCATTCTGGATGGCGCGGTGATCGGCGAGCGCAGCATCATCGGCGCCAACTCTCTGGTGACCGGAGGAACCGTGATCCCACCCGGCTCACTGGTGCTCGGCAGCCCGGCGAAGGTGGTGAAAACGCTCGATTTGGCCCAGCAGGCGGATATCAAAAAGTGGGCTGAGAAATACGTCAGGAATGCCAAGAAATATAAGCAGCGCCCGAATGATGGACGCTGCTAG
- the argB gene encoding acetylglutamate kinase, with protein sequence MSLDATINKASVLIEALPYLQSFRGHTFLIKMGGSAMEDPDLVRKVMRDIVFLEVAGVNPVVVHGGGKAISAAMKEAGLEANFIGGFRVTTPEAIDIVQHTLSGKINPGLVDMLTEFGGKAKGLPGSEVFVGRRIQATNEDGDNVDIGRVGEAVGCQLDEIRNCIYSETVPVISPLAAEEESGKPLNVNADLAAACLAKELKVTKLVYLSDVPGILADRDDPSTLIPSINQPKAEELIEDGTIAGGMLPKIDSALDALSHGVGKVHFIDGRTPHSLLLEIFTRSGIGTEIVQ encoded by the coding sequence ATGTCTCTGGATGCCACCATCAACAAAGCCTCGGTCCTGATCGAAGCTCTGCCCTATCTCCAATCGTTCCGCGGCCACACCTTCCTGATCAAAATGGGAGGCTCCGCGATGGAAGATCCGGACCTTGTTAGAAAAGTCATGCGCGACATCGTCTTCCTCGAAGTTGCCGGCGTGAACCCAGTAGTCGTGCACGGTGGCGGCAAGGCCATCTCGGCCGCAATGAAAGAGGCCGGGCTGGAGGCAAACTTCATCGGTGGCTTCCGCGTCACCACACCGGAAGCAATCGACATCGTGCAGCATACCCTCTCGGGAAAAATCAACCCCGGCCTGGTGGACATGCTCACGGAATTCGGAGGAAAGGCCAAAGGGCTGCCCGGCTCCGAGGTTTTTGTCGGACGCCGGATTCAAGCGACCAATGAGGACGGTGACAATGTCGACATCGGCCGCGTTGGCGAAGCGGTGGGCTGTCAGCTCGATGAAATCCGCAACTGCATTTACTCCGAGACCGTGCCGGTGATCTCACCGCTTGCCGCCGAGGAAGAAAGTGGCAAACCGCTCAATGTGAATGCCGACCTCGCCGCTGCCTGCCTGGCCAAGGAGCTGAAAGTCACCAAGCTGGTTTATCTTTCCGATGTCCCCGGCATCCTCGCGGATCGCGATGATCCAAGCACCCTCATCCCCTCGATCAATCAGCCCAAGGCGGAGGAACTGATCGAAGACGGCACCATCGCCGGCGGCATGTTGCCGAAAATTGACTCCGCGCTCGATGCCCTTTCCCACGGTGTCGGTAAAGTCCACTTCATCGACGGCCGCACCCCGCACTCGCTGCTGCTGGAAATCTTCACCCGCTCAGGGATCGGCACCGAGATTGTTCAGTAG
- a CDS encoding phosphotransferase: MPADTLLTAIRNYLELSPTHSCVIEPITKGASGRTIVRLKAEGYAPYIGIHYTMDRKDNANYLPVSNFLADAGFNVPQVIYDHPGRRVALVEDLGDVDLLSLKDEPWEVREPIYRSAFEQLDKLFYTRPPKDLEFQPPFDEALYRWEQDYFFDQVADEHLGMNPAVVDELSEHPALAQMAKDLGASSRNLVHRDFQSQNIIVNEGEAWLIDFQGMRRGRQEYDLASLIYDPYMDHSAEDRQKLLDLWEEVSEEEPIAPILQKCATQRLMQAMGAYAKIGRQPQQEWFLQHLPTAGKILREVITGSDLEEPLLPVLDALEKA; encoded by the coding sequence ATGCCAGCCGATACCCTGCTTACCGCCATCCGCAACTACCTCGAACTCAGCCCGACTCACTCCTGTGTCATCGAGCCGATCACCAAGGGCGCGTCCGGGCGCACCATTGTCCGGCTAAAAGCTGAGGGTTACGCCCCCTACATCGGCATCCACTACACCATGGATCGCAAGGACAATGCGAACTACCTGCCGGTCTCCAATTTCCTCGCCGATGCCGGTTTCAACGTGCCGCAAGTCATCTACGATCACCCCGGCCGCCGTGTGGCCCTGGTGGAAGATCTCGGCGATGTCGATCTGCTCAGCCTGAAAGACGAACCGTGGGAAGTGCGCGAGCCGATCTACCGCTCCGCCTTCGAGCAGCTGGACAAACTTTTCTACACCCGCCCGCCAAAAGACCTCGAGTTCCAGCCCCCCTTTGACGAGGCACTTTACCGCTGGGAGCAGGATTACTTTTTCGATCAAGTCGCCGATGAACATCTGGGCATGAACCCGGCGGTGGTCGACGAACTCTCCGAGCACCCTGCGCTGGCCCAGATGGCCAAGGACCTTGGCGCCTCGTCACGGAACCTGGTGCACCGCGATTTTCAGTCGCAAAACATCATCGTCAATGAAGGCGAGGCCTGGCTCATCGATTTCCAAGGCATGCGCCGCGGTCGCCAAGAATACGATCTCGCCTCGTTGATCTACGATCCCTACATGGACCACTCCGCCGAGGACCGGCAGAAGCTGCTCGATCTCTGGGAGGAAGTCTCCGAAGAAGAACCGATCGCGCCCATCCTCCAGAAATGCGCCACCCAGCGGCTGATGCAGGCCATGGGTGCCTACGCCAAGATTGGTCGGCAGCCGCAGCAGGAGTGGTTCCTCCAGCACCTTCCCACCGCAGGAAAAATCCTTCGCGAGGTCATTACCGGCTCTGATCTTGAAGAGCCGCTGCTTCCCGTGTTAGATGCGCTGGAAAAAGCCTGA
- a CDS encoding alpha/beta hydrolase, with protein sequence MGAWKKWIVGEWNWMRPIKSLAFIYLCLLVVACGFSNRILFQPPQARYTEQMTGIQLIERSEGKQVAVYHHPAKPDKPTLLWSHGNAEDIGYLQERLSDFRARGYGILAYDYPGYGLSEGSPNEDSCQDACRAAWQHLTDDLGVRREQVIIYGQSVGSGPSVWLAEQEPCAGLMLVSPFVSAFRAVTRVPLFPGDRFKNIQRIEHIRTPLLVVHGDRDQVIKPWHGKKLHELHPGPKTFVEIEGVGHNDLYLLATDEVLGALDQFWKDVKTP encoded by the coding sequence ATGGGTGCTTGGAAAAAATGGATCGTGGGAGAGTGGAACTGGATGAGGCCGATCAAGTCTCTGGCATTCATTTACCTCTGCCTGTTGGTGGTCGCCTGCGGGTTTTCGAACCGCATTCTCTTTCAGCCACCGCAGGCTCGCTACACCGAGCAGATGACCGGCATCCAGCTGATTGAACGCAGCGAGGGCAAACAAGTGGCCGTCTACCATCACCCCGCGAAACCAGACAAGCCGACCCTCTTGTGGTCGCACGGCAATGCCGAGGACATTGGCTATTTGCAAGAACGCCTGAGCGACTTCCGCGCACGCGGTTATGGCATTCTCGCCTACGATTACCCCGGATACGGGTTAAGCGAGGGCAGTCCGAACGAGGACAGCTGCCAGGATGCTTGTCGGGCAGCGTGGCAGCACCTGACCGACGACCTAGGCGTCCGTCGGGAGCAGGTGATCATTTACGGACAATCGGTCGGCAGCGGCCCATCGGTCTGGTTGGCGGAGCAGGAGCCATGCGCCGGCTTGATGCTGGTCTCCCCCTTCGTATCCGCCTTCCGCGCGGTCACCCGGGTGCCGCTTTTTCCTGGAGATCGGTTCAAAAACATCCAACGAATCGAGCACATCCGCACACCCTTGCTGGTGGTGCATGGCGACCGCGATCAGGTGATCAAACCGTGGCATGGCAAAAAACTACACGAACTCCACCCCGGACCGAAGACCTTCGTTGAGATCGAGGGGGTAGGACACAACGACCTCTACCTGCTCGCCACTGATGAAGTGTTAGGTGCTCTCGATCAATTCTGGAAGGATGTGAAGACGCCCTAA
- a CDS encoding CCA tRNA nucleotidyltransferase → MSDLKTTAVATAQRLIDAGHTTYFAGGCVRDALLGNEPKDYDIATSATPDEVQALFPKSDAIGAHFGVILVKENKIPFEIATFRHDGSYKDGRHPESVTFSSPEEDAQRRDFTVNGLFQHPVTEEVIDHVGGLADLKSKTLRAIGNAADRFQEDALRLMRAVRFATVLDFEIEASTWQAVQDHAGLLEQISTERVRDEFTRTLVAPGRARGLDLLTESGLMRFIVPEVYALIGCEQPPQWHPEGDVYTHTRIMLDMLGGDVTPELALAVLLHDIAKPPTYTYDEEADRIRFNGHDRVGAEMADVILRRMKYSNKTIEDVCAMVRNHMNFMNVMDMRTAKVKRFMARPTFEQEMELHRVDCASSNGLTENYDFLREKEKEFAAEPLIPTPLVTGKDLIDMGLKPGPVFKKILTQVQTEQLEGHLSTREDALDFVRKTIEV, encoded by the coding sequence GTGAGCGATTTGAAAACAACGGCCGTTGCCACCGCGCAGCGCCTCATCGATGCCGGACACACCACCTACTTTGCAGGAGGCTGTGTTAGAGACGCATTGTTAGGAAACGAGCCGAAGGATTACGACATCGCCACCTCCGCCACACCCGACGAAGTGCAGGCGCTTTTTCCCAAATCCGATGCCATCGGCGCCCACTTCGGGGTGATTCTGGTGAAGGAAAACAAGATCCCTTTTGAGATCGCCACCTTTCGTCACGACGGCTCTTACAAAGATGGCCGACACCCGGAGTCGGTGACCTTTTCCAGCCCAGAGGAAGATGCCCAACGCCGCGACTTCACCGTCAACGGTCTGTTCCAGCATCCGGTGACCGAAGAAGTGATCGACCACGTAGGTGGCCTGGCCGACCTGAAAAGCAAAACCCTCCGAGCGATTGGTAATGCCGCTGACCGCTTCCAGGAAGATGCCCTCCGGCTGATGCGCGCCGTCCGTTTCGCCACGGTCCTGGATTTTGAAATCGAAGCCAGCACTTGGCAGGCCGTTCAAGACCATGCTGGTCTGCTGGAACAAATCAGCACCGAGCGAGTGCGCGACGAGTTCACCCGAACGCTGGTGGCACCCGGGCGGGCGCGGGGGCTTGATTTACTCACCGAGAGCGGACTGATGCGATTCATCGTGCCGGAAGTTTACGCCCTGATCGGCTGCGAGCAGCCGCCGCAGTGGCACCCGGAGGGAGACGTCTACACCCACACCCGGATCATGCTCGATATGTTAGGTGGCGATGTCACCCCCGAGCTAGCCCTCGCGGTGCTGCTGCACGACATCGCCAAGCCGCCGACCTATACCTACGATGAAGAAGCCGACCGCATCCGCTTCAACGGTCACGACCGCGTAGGTGCTGAGATGGCGGACGTGATTCTGCGGCGGATGAAATACTCGAACAAAACCATCGAGGACGTCTGCGCCATGGTTCGCAACCATATGAACTTCATGAACGTCATGGACATGCGCACCGCCAAGGTGAAGCGTTTCATGGCGCGTCCCACCTTTGAGCAGGAAATGGAGCTGCACCGGGTCGATTGCGCCAGCAGCAACGGCCTGACGGAGAACTATGACTTCCTGCGGGAGAAGGAAAAAGAATTTGCCGCCGAGCCCTTGATCCCCACCCCACTGGTGACCGGCAAGGACCTCATCGACATGGGGCTTAAACCCGGCCCCGTATTCAAAAAGATTCTCACCCAAGTTCAAACCGAGCAGTTAGAAGGTCATCTGAGCACCCGCGAAGACGCACTGGACTTCGTCAGAAAAACGATCGAGGTCTAG
- a CDS encoding nucleotidyltransferase family protein — protein sequence MIHKAFILGAGLGTRLRPLTNLLPKPLVPVFHEPMANHALRHCQAAGITEFAINTHHLPDAWNASYPDGTFEGSPLAFFHEDVLLETGGGIRNIATFIGDDPLLVYNGDILTDIDIQQLIDHHSASNNVATLALRSSGENCNVNIAGDQVSDMRNLLGSAAGTHQFTGVYCINAEILDLIPDEQVVSIVPAFIELIQAGKLGAVVLDEGDWFDIGNPQAYRDVHDYLRQKRDDAIHPDAQIHPDAEVDESSCVIGPGAIVEAGARLENCIVWPGIRVPAGSQHRDAILTGAI from the coding sequence GTGATCCACAAAGCATTCATCCTCGGCGCCGGTCTCGGCACCCGCCTCCGCCCGCTCACCAACCTGCTGCCGAAGCCTCTGGTGCCGGTGTTTCACGAGCCGATGGCAAACCACGCGCTGCGCCACTGCCAAGCCGCCGGCATCACTGAGTTCGCCATCAACACCCACCACCTACCCGACGCCTGGAACGCCAGCTATCCGGACGGGACATTCGAAGGCAGCCCCTTGGCATTTTTCCACGAAGACGTTTTACTCGAAACTGGAGGAGGCATCCGCAACATCGCCACCTTCATCGGCGACGACCCGCTGCTGGTCTACAATGGCGACATTCTCACCGACATCGATATCCAACAATTGATCGATCACCACAGCGCATCCAACAACGTCGCCACCCTGGCGCTGCGCTCGAGCGGGGAAAACTGCAACGTCAACATCGCCGGCGACCAGGTCAGCGACATGCGCAACCTGCTGGGTTCGGCTGCCGGCACGCATCAGTTCACCGGCGTCTATTGCATCAATGCGGAAATCCTCGACCTGATCCCCGATGAGCAAGTGGTCTCGATTGTGCCCGCCTTCATCGAGCTGATCCAAGCCGGAAAACTCGGGGCGGTGGTGCTGGACGAGGGCGATTGGTTCGATATTGGCAATCCGCAGGCTTACCGCGACGTGCACGACTATTTACGTCAGAAGCGAGACGATGCCATCCACCCCGATGCCCAAATCCACCCCGACGCCGAGGTCGATGAATCAAGCTGCGTCATTGGTCCGGGAGCGATCGTCGAGGCTGGTGCCCGCTTGGAAAACTGCATCGTCTGGCCCGGAATTCGCGTTCCGGCCGGAAGCCAGCACCGAGACGCGATCTTGACAGGAGCAATTTAA